A section of the Virgibacillus sp. NKC19-3 genome encodes:
- a CDS encoding exo-beta-N-acetylmuramidase NamZ domain-containing protein — protein MKMNRFFIIAVFLLFVLLFSLITSSATEKDNVVDDTDGVRPGIEVFLSDHLDWVKGKKVGLITNPTGVASNVVTDDIDLLFQHPNVHLTALFGPEHGIRGNQEAGEYVESYTDERTGLPVYSLYGPTWKPTEEMLEDVDVLLFDIQDIGSNVYTYIYTLGFVMEAAAEYDKEVIVLDRPNPIGGTKVEGPLRSEETVSFMGRFLLPVRHGLTIGELATMWNHEYSMGVNVKVAKMEGWERTMHFEDTGLPWVMTSPNIPTEESAYLYAGTELLENTSLSTGLGTTQPFELVGAPGIDGEALAQEMNSRNIEGVTFGSTYYRPTSGKYEGELVGGVQIHMEDPTTIDLVELGLQLVDGMRDQNPEDFTMDESYAELIGDTDVPEMIMNDTPVDEIIESWEGELNTWVDEIRNPYLRYGPYPNDVDPYEEQASIGILPLDLNAAPGESVDLTIKGYDENGEKIEIDASAVQWEVSNNIGYVEDGVFYAENEGKGELTAEYNGLTASREVDISSPYVEDIRSGIHADYSRIVFDLNKTVTNYEMEETDEQLILRIPFGEIEGDLHEEGGSIPIDNSPVISSIDYYLENNMFVAELNLKVDELEYEIPDYSSQIVVDLMH, from the coding sequence ATGAAAATGAATAGATTTTTTATCATTGCTGTATTTCTATTATTCGTTCTGCTATTCTCATTGATTACTTCCAGTGCAACAGAAAAGGATAATGTTGTTGACGATACAGATGGAGTTAGGCCTGGCATTGAAGTTTTTTTGAGTGACCACTTGGATTGGGTTAAAGGGAAAAAAGTTGGGTTAATAACAAATCCGACTGGCGTAGCTAGTAATGTGGTAACAGATGACATTGATTTATTGTTTCAACATCCGAATGTTCATTTAACAGCATTATTTGGCCCTGAACATGGTATCCGAGGTAACCAGGAAGCTGGAGAATATGTAGAGTCTTATACTGATGAGCGAACAGGGCTACCTGTATATAGTTTATACGGCCCCACTTGGAAACCAACGGAAGAGATGCTGGAAGACGTGGATGTATTACTATTTGATATTCAAGATATTGGTTCCAATGTATATACCTATATTTATACGCTCGGATTTGTGATGGAAGCAGCAGCTGAATATGATAAAGAAGTTATTGTGTTAGACCGTCCGAATCCAATTGGTGGAACAAAAGTGGAAGGACCACTTCGTTCCGAGGAAACGGTTAGTTTTATGGGCAGGTTTTTATTGCCTGTTCGTCATGGTTTAACCATTGGTGAACTAGCCACCATGTGGAATCATGAATACAGCATGGGGGTGAATGTAAAAGTGGCCAAAATGGAGGGCTGGGAAAGGACGATGCATTTCGAGGATACAGGTCTTCCATGGGTGATGACTTCTCCCAATATACCGACAGAAGAAAGTGCGTACTTGTATGCGGGGACAGAATTACTTGAGAATACAAGTTTATCTACTGGACTTGGAACCACACAACCATTTGAATTGGTTGGTGCACCGGGGATAGACGGGGAAGCATTAGCACAAGAGATGAATAGTCGTAATATAGAAGGGGTCACCTTTGGATCGACTTACTACAGGCCGACATCTGGAAAATATGAGGGAGAATTAGTTGGTGGCGTCCAGATTCATATGGAGGATCCTACTACCATTGATTTAGTTGAATTAGGATTACAATTGGTGGACGGGATGCGTGATCAGAACCCAGAAGACTTTACGATGGATGAAAGCTATGCAGAGTTGATAGGTGATACGGACGTTCCAGAAATGATTATGAATGATACTCCCGTTGATGAGATAATCGAATCCTGGGAAGGTGAATTAAATACATGGGTGGATGAGATTCGTAACCCTTATTTACGTTATGGTCCATACCCAAATGATGTTGATCCGTATGAAGAACAAGCATCCATAGGAATCTTACCTTTGGATTTGAATGCCGCACCAGGAGAAAGTGTTGATTTAACCATCAAAGGATATGATGAGAATGGAGAGAAAATAGAAATTGACGCTTCAGCAGTTCAGTGGGAAGTGTCCAATAATATTGGTTATGTAGAAGATGGTGTCTTTTATGCTGAGAATGAAGGGAAGGGAGAGTTAACAGCCGAATATAATGGTCTTACGGCTTCTCGTGAAGTAGACATTTCATCACCTTATGTAGAGGATATTCGAAGTGGTATCCATGCTGATTATTCTAGAATTGTATTTGATCTGAATAAAACAGTAACAAATTATGAAATGGAAGAAACGGATGAACAATTGATTCTCCGTATTCCTTTCGGGGAAATAGAAGGAGATTTACATGAGGAAGGTGGATCGATTCCCATCGATAATAGTCCTGTCATTTCAAGCATTGATTATTATCTTGAAAATAACATGTTTGTAGCAGAACTTAACCTGAAGGTAGATGAACTTGAATATGAAATTCCTGATTATTCCTCACAAATCGTTGTTGATTTAATGCATTAA
- a CDS encoding endonuclease/exonuclease/phosphatase family protein, whose protein sequence is MQKWCVSILTLLLLLSPLTAVAAKHSASEEIEMNWQHNLQHSSEVNTRIATYNIQAGSGMDGKYDLDRIATTIRESGADIIGLQEVDVHWGSRSQYEDTLAILAEKLDMYYFFAPIYDLEPVENGDPRRQYGVGILSKYPIVEANNHEITRLSSQEPNPTPKPAPGFLEAQIRVDGVNVWFYVTHLDSQSDPTVRQMQINDMHEIMAEHQYNILVGDMNARPDADELNPLFHWFDDAWDVTKGTSGYTFPTDAPDRRIDYILSSPRMHVNNAQLHHSQASDHLPVTADVTVVRGNHSLLAEGMRMLVELFDEKGEFAGEHTVRALEINITTVSYYEREHNAAKVLKHLDKLSVLLDALKKNEMISEDAYSLLQSDTEYLIDRWREKEQYENE, encoded by the coding sequence GTGCAAAAATGGTGTGTATCAATTTTAACATTGCTTCTATTATTATCACCTTTGACTGCCGTAGCAGCTAAGCATAGTGCGAGCGAAGAAATAGAAATGAACTGGCAACATAATTTACAGCATAGCAGTGAGGTGAATACCCGTATTGCAACTTATAATATACAAGCAGGATCAGGAATGGATGGAAAATATGATCTGGATCGAATAGCAACTACGATTCGCGAAAGTGGAGCGGATATTATAGGATTACAGGAAGTTGATGTCCATTGGGGAAGTAGGAGCCAATACGAAGATACGTTAGCAATACTTGCCGAGAAACTGGATATGTATTATTTCTTTGCACCAATCTATGATCTGGAACCAGTAGAAAACGGGGATCCAAGAAGACAATACGGGGTTGGCATTCTAAGCAAATATCCAATTGTAGAGGCAAATAATCATGAGATAACAAGGCTATCTAGTCAGGAACCTAACCCTACACCAAAGCCAGCTCCAGGCTTTTTGGAAGCACAAATACGTGTTGATGGAGTAAATGTATGGTTTTATGTTACTCATTTGGACAGTCAATCAGATCCAACGGTTCGACAAATGCAAATTAATGATATGCATGAAATTATGGCTGAACATCAATACAATATATTAGTTGGAGATATGAACGCAAGGCCAGATGCTGATGAATTGAACCCACTTTTTCATTGGTTTGATGATGCTTGGGATGTGACAAAGGGGACCTCTGGATATACGTTTCCAACAGACGCACCAGATAGAAGAATTGATTATATATTGTCGTCGCCGAGAATGCATGTAAATAATGCACAACTACATCATTCCCAAGCGTCGGATCATCTTCCAGTCACAGCTGACGTTACAGTGGTGCGTGGTAATCATTCGCTCTTGGCAGAGGGAATGCGTATGCTTGTTGAATTATTTGATGAAAAGGGAGAATTTGCTGGAGAGCATACAGTCCGTGCATTGGAAATTAATATAACTACCGTAAGTTATTATGAACGTGAGCATAATGCGGCTAAAGTGTTGAAACATCTTGATAAATTAAGTGTGTTATTAGATGCTTTGAAGAAAAATGAAATGATTTCTGAAGATGCATATAGCCTATTACAATCGGATACGGAGTATCTGATTGATAGATGGAGGGAGAAAGAGCAATATGAAAATGAATAG